In uncultured Ilyobacter sp., a genomic segment contains:
- a CDS encoding acylphosphatase, with the protein MLTHHFIVKGRVQGVGFRFFTYHIANEYKIKGWVKNLWNGNVEIVAQGEPKYMDVFKKLIEEGPPSSRVKSIEEDVFDSKKYDDFNIEY; encoded by the coding sequence ACTTTATAGTGAAAGGCCGTGTACAAGGGGTAGGGTTTAGATTTTTTACCTACCATATAGCCAATGAATATAAGATAAAGGGATGGGTGAAAAATCTCTGGAACGGGAATGTGGAGATAGTAGCCCAAGGGGAGCCAAAGTATATGGATGTATTTAAGAAACTTATAGAGGAGGGGCCCCCGTCTTCGAGAGTCAAGAGTATAGAGGAAGATGTTTTTGACAGTAAAAAATATGATGATTTCAACATAGAATATTGA